A portion of the Intestinibacillus sp. Marseille-P6563 genome contains these proteins:
- a CDS encoding PAS domain-containing protein, producing the protein MEVIPISRQIDDSKAVHDASLQKQAQKELAKRDLFPKRDYSDKAARAAALAEVPGHPLYTFKRENDAFSTLLTQFSETRADDLLERICEISIHYAKKGDLLYPHLKVKYGIAGPSDVMWTTDDEIRDELADLSKETNRDTNWNSRIDSVLKRAAGMIYQEQNILFPICAVNFTEDEWFGIYYDSKDYDTCFGVDNEVWKPAEKNIRKRAGSLSNEIVMPGGHMTLEQLTALLNTIPMEISFIDAENINRFFNEGPKVFKRPSMAIDREVFSCHPPKIEPMVRSIIDDFRVGKRDKVAVWMDKGNRTMLVTYLAVRDHNENYLGTVELVQDMEFAKEHFQK; encoded by the coding sequence ATGGAGGTGATTCCAATATCTCGACAAATTGATGATTCAAAAGCAGTTCACGATGCGTCCCTGCAAAAACAAGCACAGAAAGAGTTGGCCAAAAGGGATTTGTTCCCTAAACGTGATTATTCAGATAAAGCCGCTCGCGCTGCTGCTCTGGCAGAAGTACCGGGGCATCCGCTTTACACCTTCAAGAGAGAAAACGATGCCTTTTCCACGCTGCTGACTCAGTTCAGCGAAACGAGAGCAGACGACCTTTTGGAGCGAATTTGCGAGATCTCCATCCACTATGCCAAAAAAGGTGATCTTCTTTACCCACACCTAAAGGTTAAATACGGGATTGCCGGTCCTTCTGATGTGATGTGGACGACAGACGACGAGATCCGAGACGAACTTGCTGACCTTTCGAAAGAAACTAACCGCGACACAAACTGGAACAGCCGCATTGACTCCGTACTGAAACGTGCTGCGGGAATGATTTATCAAGAACAAAACATCTTGTTCCCAATTTGTGCGGTAAACTTCACGGAGGATGAGTGGTTTGGAATTTATTATGATTCCAAGGATTATGATACCTGTTTCGGCGTGGATAACGAGGTGTGGAAACCAGCTGAGAAAAATATTCGTAAACGGGCAGGATCTCTGAGCAATGAAATCGTCATGCCTGGAGGCCACATGACTCTGGAGCAGCTGACGGCACTGCTCAATACCATACCGATGGAAATCAGTTTTATTGATGCAGAGAATATCAACAGGTTTTTTAACGAGGGGCCGAAGGTATTTAAGCGTCCCAGTATGGCGATTGACCGCGAGGTTTTCTCTTGTCATCCGCCTAAAATTGAACCTATGGTGCGCTCCATTATTGATGATTTTCGCGTTGGAAAACGGGATAAAGTTGCTGTCTGGATGGACAAAGGAAATCGAACCATGCTCGTTACCTATCTGGCCGTGAGAGATCATAACGAAAATTATCTTGGAACGGTTGAATTGGTACAGGACATGGAGTTCGCAAAAGAGCATTTTCAAAAATAA
- a CDS encoding flavodoxin family protein — translation MCKKIVVVTGSPRNNGNSFAMTDAFIQAAEAKGHHVTRFDAAKMNIGGCQACETCYKIGKACSFDDDFNLIAPAVLDADVVVFSMPVYWYSIPAQIKAVIDKLYSFCVAGKDIAGKECMLIACCEEDDMSVLDGVRIPVERSAALMKWKMAGEVLIPGVLNTGDIEKTDGCQQAAALAEKI, via the coding sequence ATGTGTAAGAAAATCGTTGTAGTCACCGGAAGCCCCAGAAATAACGGCAACAGTTTTGCCATGACGGATGCGTTTATCCAAGCAGCCGAGGCAAAAGGCCATCATGTTACGCGGTTTGACGCCGCCAAAATGAATATAGGCGGCTGCCAGGCCTGTGAAACCTGCTACAAGATAGGCAAAGCGTGTTCCTTTGATGATGACTTCAATCTAATTGCCCCTGCTGTGCTGGACGCGGATGTGGTCGTCTTTTCCATGCCAGTCTACTGGTATTCGATCCCGGCGCAGATCAAGGCCGTGATTGATAAGCTGTATTCCTTCTGTGTTGCCGGAAAAGACATTGCCGGAAAGGAATGTATGCTGATCGCCTGCTGTGAGGAAGATGATATGTCGGTTCTGGACGGTGTGCGGATTCCTGTGGAACGTTCTGCTGCGCTTATGAAATGGAAAATGGCCGGCGAAGTGCTGATCCCCGGCGTTCTGAATACCGGTGATATTGAGAAAACAGACGGCTGTCAGCAGGCGGCTGCCCTCGCTGAAAAAATTTGA
- a CDS encoding winged helix-turn-helix transcriptional regulator, which produces MKDRCIANECLSSTGFSYTLSLINGKYKMTILYTLMEFGVVRFNEMKKYIGEISYKTLSSTLKELEADQLVHREEYPQIPPKVEYSLTERGKSLIPILDGMCEWGDKNRLP; this is translated from the coding sequence ATGAAAGACAGATGCATTGCAAACGAATGCCTTAGTTCGACTGGTTTCAGTTACACTCTGTCACTGATCAACGGGAAATACAAAATGACGATATTATATACGCTGATGGAGTTCGGTGTGGTCCGGTTCAATGAAATGAAAAAGTATATCGGTGAAATCTCTTACAAGACGTTGAGTTCCACACTGAAAGAGCTCGAAGCTGACCAGCTTGTGCATCGGGAAGAATACCCGCAGATCCCGCCCAAGGTAGAGTATAGCTTGACGGAGCGGGGCAAATCTTTAATTCCGATTTTAGATGGCATGTGTGAATGGGGAGATAAGAATAGACTGCCGTGA
- a CDS encoding flavodoxin family protein, producing the protein MSKKIVILNGSPRRKGNTSMLVQAFTEGAESAGNTVTEFFLDSMDIHGCKGCFGGHSSKACPCVQKDDMARIYPAVKECDVVVLATPLYYWNMSGQIRTAVDRLFALEEGDGNLLRGHDRASALLMAAEGHGFEDVLNYYDHLMEHLRWKNLGHVLAGGNMNAGDINGKPEIQQAYELGKSIQ; encoded by the coding sequence ATGAGCAAAAAAATCGTAATACTGAATGGGAGCCCCCGCAGGAAAGGCAATACTTCCATGCTTGTGCAGGCTTTTACCGAAGGCGCGGAAAGTGCCGGGAATACGGTGACAGAGTTCTTCCTTGACAGCATGGATATTCATGGCTGCAAAGGATGCTTTGGCGGACACAGCAGCAAAGCATGTCCGTGTGTGCAAAAGGACGATATGGCTCGGATCTATCCGGCAGTAAAAGAATGTGATGTGGTAGTGCTGGCGACTCCGCTCTACTACTGGAATATGAGCGGTCAGATCAGAACCGCTGTTGACCGTTTATTCGCTTTGGAGGAAGGCGACGGCAACCTTCTCAGAGGGCACGACCGGGCCTCTGCTTTGCTGATGGCCGCCGAAGGTCATGGATTCGAGGATGTGCTGAACTATTATGACCATCTGATGGAGCATTTGCGCTGGAAAAACCTCGGCCATGTTCTCGCCGGCGGGAACATGAACGCGGGCGACATCAATGGCAAACCGGAAATCCAGCAGGCATATGAACTTGGCAAATCGATTCAGTAA